From Streptomyces asiaticus, one genomic window encodes:
- a CDS encoding DUF5819 family protein: protein MRVLARSREPEDAPPVGGGALPLNVRISALIALAAVAVYCLCCLVYNAPASPAKDRIKRPATAFMEPYFWQDWQLFGPTPGTNNDLIYLRARMKLSDSGRVVESSPVEIEQAIDRSPHDFPVNPTKLPGVLLAFDAAANRYAGVANKFKKLPAARRDAARRLLDKQFSADFEEMRRFFSVQAKTLYPDAQIIAVQATFKNRAIIPFSERYEVPRPKERAQGILATSWMDYVPGVAQ, encoded by the coding sequence ATGAGAGTTCTCGCGCGCTCGCGCGAACCAGAGGACGCGCCCCCGGTCGGGGGCGGGGCGCTCCCTCTGAACGTACGGATCAGCGCGCTGATCGCGCTCGCGGCTGTGGCCGTCTACTGCCTGTGCTGCCTGGTGTACAACGCCCCCGCCTCCCCGGCCAAGGACCGCATCAAGAGACCTGCCACGGCCTTCATGGAGCCGTACTTCTGGCAGGACTGGCAGCTCTTCGGCCCTACTCCCGGCACCAACAACGACCTCATATATCTGCGCGCCCGGATGAAGCTGTCCGACTCGGGGCGGGTCGTCGAATCGAGCCCCGTCGAAATCGAGCAGGCCATCGACAGGTCGCCGCACGATTTCCCGGTGAACCCGACGAAGCTGCCCGGCGTACTTCTTGCCTTCGATGCGGCGGCAAATCGGTACGCGGGTGTCGCGAACAAATTCAAGAAACTTCCGGCGGCCAGGCGTGACGCCGCCCGTAGACTCCTCGACAAGCAATTCTCGGCGGACTTCGAGGAGATGCGGAGATTCTTCTCTGTTCAGGCGAAGACGCTGTATCCCGATGCACAGATCATCGCCGTGCAGGCGACCTTCAAGAACCGCGCCATCATTCCGTTCTCGGAGCGTTACGAAGTGCCCAGGCCGAAAGAGCGTGCGCAGGGAATTCTGGCGACGTCATGGATGGACTACGTTCCGGGAGTTGCGCAATGA